Proteins from one candidate division WOR-3 bacterium genomic window:
- the dnaX gene encoding DNA polymerase III subunit gamma/tau, producing MHKILSLKYRPQTFDEIEGQEHIKNTLKKAIENNKIANAYLFCGPRGVGKTTTARVLARCLNCTAGNGPTVNPCGKCPPCEDIKNSRSIDVLEIDGASNRQIDDIRNLRENVKYAPVFSRYKIYIIDEVHMLTKEAFNALLKTLEEPPPHVKFIFATTAPHKLPETILSRCQRFDFRKAEVGEIVNRLKRIAEKEGIKIEESALYLIARRSDGAIRDGEVLLDQIAAYSDKMITGKLVEEILDIIPEETYFSYFNILKKGEVKSLFSFLSKLSEAAYDPIEFYSGIIRFFRTLLLVKNELPAKTLGLSVEDYQKFQRCADLLPLDEITRILSLLLDSEEMMRRTFFPEILLEVISLKIRPNL from the coding sequence ATGCATAAGATTCTCTCCCTCAAATATCGCCCTCAGACTTTTGATGAGATTGAAGGGCAGGAGCATATCAAAAATACCTTAAAAAAGGCGATTGAGAACAATAAAATTGCTAATGCCTATCTCTTCTGCGGTCCCCGAGGGGTGGGAAAGACCACAACCGCTCGGGTCTTAGCCCGTTGCCTCAACTGCACCGCCGGGAACGGACCAACAGTAAATCCTTGTGGGAAATGCCCACCCTGTGAAGATATCAAAAACTCCCGTAGTATTGATGTCTTAGAAATTGACGGGGCTTCCAATCGGCAGATTGACGATATCAGAAACCTTCGGGAGAATGTGAAATACGCTCCGGTCTTTTCCCGGTATAAGATTTATATCATTGACGAAGTCCATATGCTCACGAAAGAGGCTTTCAATGCCTTACTAAAAACCTTAGAAGAGCCACCACCCCATGTGAAATTCATCTTTGCCACCACTGCTCCCCATAAATTACCGGAGACCATCCTCTCGCGGTGCCAAAGGTTTGATTTCCGGAAGGCAGAAGTAGGGGAGATTGTCAACCGTCTGAAGAGGATTGCGGAGAAGGAAGGGATAAAGATTGAAGAATCCGCCCTTTATCTCATCGCCCGAAGGAGTGATGGAGCGATCAGAGACGGGGAAGTACTTTTAGACCAGATCGCCGCCTATTCGGATAAGATGATTACCGGGAAACTGGTGGAAGAGATATTGGATATCATTCCCGAAGAGACCTACTTCTCCTATTTTAATATTCTAAAAAAGGGAGAGGTTAAATCCCTCTTCTCCTTCCTCTCCAAACTTTCCGAAGCCGCTTATGACCCGATAGAATTTTACTCCGGTATCATAAGATTTTTCCGCACCCTCCTTTTAGTTAAAAATGAACTTCCGGCAAAGACCTTAGGTCTCTCTGTGGAAGATTACCAAAAGTTTCAAAGGTGTGCCGATCTTCTTCCTCTGGATGAGATCACACGCATCCTCTCCCTTCTCTTAGATTCCGAAGAGATGATGCGGCGCACCTTCTTTCCGGAAATTCTCTTAGAGGTCATCTCCTTAAAGATCAGACCTAACCTTTAA
- the recR gene encoding recombination mediator RecR translates to MEELKKIITLLSQFPGIGRKTAERIAFFILKMDEGKVKELSSAIVLWRQLVKPCPLCFNITTRERCEICEDPKRERDTLCVVEDASDLYAIENTHSYKGLYFVLGGVIKDEGTKRALRLKELEERVKRDKIKEVIIATNPTTEGELTALHLAKLLKPFGVKLTRIARGIPFGAHLELADSITISQALEGRKEI, encoded by the coding sequence ATGGAGGAGTTAAAAAAGATTATTACCCTTCTCTCCCAATTTCCAGGGATTGGAAGAAAAACCGCGGAGCGGATTGCCTTTTTCATCTTAAAGATGGATGAGGGAAAGGTTAAAGAACTTTCCTCTGCTATTGTCCTCTGGCGGCAATTGGTAAAGCCCTGCCCCCTCTGTTTTAATATCACCACCAGAGAGAGATGCGAAATCTGTGAAGACCCAAAGAGGGAGAGGGATACCCTCTGTGTGGTTGAAGATGCTTCTGACTTGTATGCCATAGAAAATACCCATTCATATAAGGGGCTCTATTTTGTTTTGGGTGGCGTGATAAAAGATGAAGGGACAAAAAGGGCTTTACGGTTAAAGGAATTGGAGGAGAGGGTGAAAAGGGATAAGATTAAAGAGGTGATCATCGCCACCAATCCCACGACCGAAGGGGAATTGACCGCCCTCCATTTGGCAAAACTCTTGAAGCCGTTTGGGGTTAAACTCACCCGGATCGCTCGGGGTATCCCCTTTGGTGCTCACTTAGAATTGGCAGATAGTATTACCATCTCTCAAGCCTTAGAGGGGCGGAAAGAGATTTAA
- a CDS encoding ATP-binding protein — protein MGRRDINSQYLEAVNRYCYLLLNSSLKFRRKKFDYPVPMEIPDQRFFYRSLSETLPPAIETEMRRVEGKIEEVKERAKEENFIIPLEQIRTQYGLSKEEWLILAFLFFARFNEGHRDKKIEGLTLLRLVSFRENPLNKIEILSPKGKLRGNGLIKLETDRYSWEEKRMLFEESFSLTEEIFYQIAGVENWRELEDLEKERPKESLLIIREPEISFNHLVLPREVKEKIDNALWQYENGEKVYERYGLKEKIPYCQPVVILFYGPSGTGKTATSEAIAKHLNKKIGIANYAQIYDCWVGESEKNILRLFAEAKRKDCLLLFDEADSLFAERFNEGRSVERMHNLMTNLLMQKLEDFSGIIVLTTNREVVIDKAFERRILLKLKFDLPPKEMRIKIWQLFLKDCPQLSRDVSFEELSDYPLPGGKIKNAVIKSVMRCAQENREIKMADLIQAAAEELKGTFSNRERIGF, from the coding sequence ATGGGTAGAAGAGATATAAATAGTCAGTATCTGGAGGCAGTTAATAGATACTGCTACCTTTTGCTCAATTCCTCACTTAAATTCCGGCGGAAGAAGTTTGATTATCCGGTGCCGATGGAGATACCGGACCAAAGATTTTTCTACCGCTCATTATCAGAAACTTTACCTCCGGCGATAGAGACTGAGATGAGAAGAGTAGAAGGAAAGATTGAAGAGGTTAAAGAAAGGGCAAAAGAGGAAAATTTTATTATCCCCTTAGAGCAAATTCGCACCCAATACGGATTGAGCAAAGAGGAGTGGTTAATCTTGGCTTTCCTTTTCTTTGCTCGGTTTAATGAAGGACACCGTGATAAAAAGATAGAAGGACTAACCTTACTCCGTCTTGTCTCCTTTCGCGAGAACCCATTAAATAAAATAGAAATCCTTTCCCCAAAGGGGAAGTTGCGAGGAAATGGTTTAATTAAATTAGAAACCGACCGCTACTCTTGGGAAGAGAAAAGGATGCTCTTTGAGGAATCCTTCTCCCTCACTGAGGAGATCTTCTATCAGATTGCTGGGGTGGAAAATTGGCGAGAATTGGAGGATTTAGAAAAAGAGAGACCTAAAGAATCTTTACTCATCATCCGGGAACCCGAGATTTCCTTTAACCATTTGGTTTTACCCCGAGAAGTAAAAGAAAAGATTGATAATGCCCTTTGGCAATACGAAAATGGAGAAAAGGTCTACGAAAGATACGGGCTAAAAGAGAAGATTCCTTATTGTCAACCGGTGGTGATACTTTTCTATGGTCCATCCGGCACGGGCAAGACCGCAACCAGTGAGGCAATCGCCAAACATCTCAATAAAAAGATTGGAATTGCCAACTACGCCCAAATCTATGATTGTTGGGTTGGGGAATCGGAAAAGAATATCCTCAGGCTCTTTGCCGAAGCGAAGAGAAAGGATTGTCTCCTTCTATTTGACGAAGCCGACTCCCTTTTTGCCGAAAGGTTTAACGAAGGTCGTTCCGTAGAGCGGATGCACAATCTAATGACCAACCTCTTAATGCAGAAACTGGAAGATTTCTCCGGGATTATCGTCTTAACAACCAATCGGGAGGTAGTAATTGATAAGGCATTTGAGAGGCGGATTTTATTGAAGTTGAAGTTTGATTTGCCTCCTAAGGAGATGAGGATAAAAATCTGGCAACTCTTCTTAAAAGATTGTCCCCAATTGAGCCGGGATGTTTCCTTTGAAGAATTGAGTGATTATCCGTTGCCCGGGGGTAAAATCAAAAATGCGGTAATCAAGAGCGTAATGAGATGCGCCCAAGAAAATAGAGAAATCAAAATGGCAGATTTAATCCAAGCCGCCGCAGAAGAACTGAAAGGGACATTTTCAAACCGAGAAAGGATTGGATTTTAA